The nucleotide sequence ATTCTAATAGCAACTTTAAGGGGTCATCTTTTGGTTTTATTCCATAAGCTTCTCCCACGGCTGTATCGAGTTCGGCTTGAACTTTGCGGAGGAGATGATCTCCGGGTAAATCCAAAGTGCGATAGAGTTCTCTTAAACTCCACTGATTTTTTGTCATCACTTTACGTCGTAATTGTCGTAATTTCACGGCTGATGCAGCTACTTTTTTAACCTGTGTTAATGTTGGGGATTGAGGAAACGGGAAAGAATCAAAAACTGTGTTAGATGTGTAGCGAAAATCGCCCTTTAAAGTTGAACAACGCGCCATAAACCAAGACCAATGAATTCCAGATTGAAGAATACCAAATGAGTAATCATCATTTAAGGAAAATACTTGCAAAGCATCATTCGGATGAATGTTGTTATGAATAAATTCAAAAATTGGGCGTTTAGTGACTCTTGCACAAACAATATATCGAGTAATTTTAGAAATTTTATTCAGCATCTCAGGCCGTCCTCTCCAAAATTTCCACCATCGCTGAAAATGAGACTGACGCGGGCCTGTTTCTCTATTTGTTTCCTGTTTTTCTTTCTCAGCATTAGCTTGCATTGCTGGCATCACATAAAGTTTGATATGCTCAAACGCTTTTCCATACTGCATTGCTGCAAAAATATCTTGACAGTTATTTAGATCAATTGCGTATCGAGAAGGCAAACTGTGGGGATGACTTAGAAGTTCATCTCCTGTTAAATAAGGGTAAATTACAGCTTTAGTTAAAGGATCTCTTAACATCATTTGAGCTTGATTATAACTCAATAAAAATCCCTCATGTCCGTGGGTTTGCCCTTGATAACAAGCTTCTGAATTAGCATTAATTGATAACTTTTTAGCTTGAGTCACATCAAGTTTTGCAGACAAAGCGGAATTGATTGTATCTAATTCGGCAATTTCCCAAGAGCTATTTTGATCATCTCCAAATTGAGTAAAAAGTTTCTTTTTGCCCTGTTGTTCGCCTTTAATCCAGTTAACAATAGAAACATGAACTACCGCATCCCCTGACCAAACTTGAGTAGAAATTGCTTCAGTAATTGTGCCACCATTGCCCACAATATAATCTAAACCGCCTTCACGAGAATAATTTTGTCGGATGGTATTTGTACCAACAAGTCCGGCGCGTCCATTAGGTTTTAATTCATCATGGGCGCGGCGAAACCAATAGACACAAAAATCAGCCCTTCCTGGTATTTTAGGATATTTTTCTCGGAGTCGGTGTACATAAGCAGCACCATATTCCTGCTGCATTTTATTTTTCGATTGATAGGGTGGATTGCCAATAATTGTATCCGCTTTTATCCAATCACAAAATAAAGCATCATCACAGCGAATATTTTGATCTAAATTATCAAGAGGTAACGCTTGATCCATGTCTAATGCTAAGTTCATCTGCACCCCATTAAGGGACTTATTTTCTTCATCCAGGGCTAATTTTTTAGCCAACATTAAGGTGATTTTGGCTAATTCCACTGCAAAGGGTTTAATATCAATACCATAAAATTGGCTAGTTTTTACTAACGACATCGTACCAATCGTATTAGCAGCACGGGTAAAGTTTTGATGAATCTTAGTGAGTAATTGGGCTTCTAGTCGCTTGATTTCTCGATAAGCAACATACAGAAAGTTACCACTCCCACAAGCGGGATCAAGAACTTTAAAATTAATTAATTCTTGTCGAAGTGCCAGTAAGTCTTTTAAGGTATTGGCGGCTTCAATTCGTTCTCGCCAAGGGCGGATAATCGTCGGCAAAACTACTTTTTGAATATCGGCTTCGCTGGTGTAGTGAGCACCTAACGCATGACGTTCTTCTTTACCCATACTAGACTCAAATAACCCGCCAAAAATCGCAGGTTCTACTTTTGACCAGCGTTCTGTTGCTGCTTCTAATAATAAGTCAATTTCGCTTCGGGTAAGGTGTATGGGTTCAATTGTTGAGAAAATTCCCCCATTAAAATAGGGTACATTATGATAGTGACTGTTTTGAGGAGCCGGGCGATCGCTTCCCATCTGTCGAAATAAACCCCCAATTAAATCATAAGAACTAAATCGATTGGTTTGGCAATTTGTTAAAAATTCAGTGAATAAACCTCTGGGAAGTAAATCAATATCTTCAGCAAACAAAGCGACTACACACTGAAGAATAAACCGTTGAGCCGTTTCTACTGTTTCCCCTCGCTCTACTAAACGATTAAAAACTTGAGCTACTTTATTAGCAGCATTTCGAGTTACATCAATTTTATTATTATTAAATACAGGCTGTTTATTTTCGGGAAACAGAAAGTTAAAAGCAGTAAAACGATCCGGTAATTCTTCCAAACTTACCCGATCTACAGGTTCCCTAAGCTGAAGATCAAAATCATAAATCCAAAATTCATCAAAATTACAAAGCACTACATATTTAGGACGTTGGGGCACTAATTCTAACCAATATTCAAAAGCTTGTTGATAGTATTTTTCTAGTTTTTCTCCTCGTTTTTTCATTTCTAATAATAATCGAGGTCGCCACAATAAATCAGCAAATTTTGTGGTTTTCCCTTTGGCTTTTATCCGATATTCTAGTTCTGCTCCGGCTTGTTTATAACCTTGATGACCAAATGCTTGAAACAGGCGATCGCAAAATACTTGCGCCTCCCCTTTTTCGTCACCTTTCAAAGTTCGGGCGTAGTCAATAAAGGAGTTAATATTAGTTAGTGTATGGGTCATTCTTCTATTTCTCTATGGATAATAACAGGGTCATATAGCAAGTCTAAATGAATTGTACACTCATAATGATCAAGATTATTAACCCCAAAAAATGGACACAAATTCGGTGTGTAGGGGCGAGGCGCGCCTCGCCCCTACGATTATTTGGATTTCCTGCTATTTGTACACCAGATTTCATTAATTATTAATAGCACTAACCCGATCGGATGCCTTTTTCCCTTTTCAATAATCCTTGACTTTTGTGAGCTTTTCTATTAGAGTAATCAATATTGGTTTTATTATATTTCTGACCCTCAATGAGTTGTTATGGTATTAACAAATTCCTCTCCTAACCCTCGTCCTATTGCTCTTAATTTATCAGGAGGAATTGCCCTCGGAGCTTACATGGCTGGGGTGTGTTTTGAATTAGTTAGACAGGCGAGAAAAGACAATTCTCCCCTGTTAATAGATTTGATTACAGGCGCCTCTGCGGGAGCGATGACGGGAGCTATTACAGCTTATTATTTATTAAATCGAGAGATTCCCGATAGTGAATATGAATCCCAAAATCTTTTAGAAAGAGCTTGGGTAGAACGGGCCGATATGAAAGATATTGATACGGTTTTTGCGATTGAAGATTACCGTCAAGCCTTAAAGAATTTATTTAAAAGTCAAAATGAGAGTTTATTGTCTCCAAAAGGGATTAAAAATATTGCTAATTTAATTACTGAAAATACAGATCAACTTAAAGTTCATCAACCTTTAGCTTTAATAATGACGGTCACGAATTTACAAGGACTATTAGTAACTTATGAAAATAAATGTCAGAATTATTCCGGTGTTCCTGCTATTAATCATGCAGAAACTCGTCGCTTTTTGTTTCATTCTGAGTTAAATCGCCAAGATAATCGCTTACAAAATATCTGGGGAAAAGTGATTGATACTAGCTTAATTTCTGGGGCGTTTCCCTTAGCTTTTCCTCCGGTTCAAGATGCGTCTAGTATTAAAAGTTATAACTTAAAAAATCTCAGTCCGGCTTATTTTAAAATTTGCTCTGATTCCGGTGAACAACAGCTAGATTCAGCATTACCAATGTTTTGTCCAAAGGGGAATGGAGAACAACTTAATTTTTGGTATAGTGATGGTGGAATTTTAGATAATTTACCGATTCTGAAAGCGATTGATTTAGAAGCCAGTATTCAATTAAGTTCTTCTCCCAATTCAGACTATTTAATTCAAGAGGAAGGTCGAGATTTTATTAAATTTAGTCATGAATTTAACCGCAGTGTCAAAACAGAACGAGATCAGCGACTTTATGTTTATGTTTCTCCCTATTCTTTAGAAAATTTAGAAAGTAAACCCAGCTTGAAAAAGAACGATTTTAATTTGTTTGATTTGTTGTTTGGGGGATTAAAAATTCCATCGATTCAACAAGATGCGATACAGTTAAAACAGATAGTTAAAATTAATGAACAAGTCGATTACAAAGAAAAGATATTATCCCATTTAGAAACTTTGTCAAAAAACTCGTCTGGGGAGACAATTTCTCAAATTAAAGCTGACTTAGAAAAAGCAATTCCATATCATCATATTCAATTATCACCGATTACACCTTTAATTTTAAATCAAATTCCAGCCATTGAGAATTTAGAAGCGAGAAATGAACTGGAACATCTTTATCAAAAATTTCGCTACTTATTTAAAACGCCTGTAGTCGAAAAACCGACGGATGCTGATCAACTATTAGCCTCAGATTTTCTCAATGCTTTTGGCGGATTTTTCGATAAAAAATATCGAGAACAGG is from Planktothrix serta PCC 8927 and encodes:
- a CDS encoding class I SAM-dependent DNA methyltransferase, which translates into the protein MTHTLTNINSFIDYARTLKGDEKGEAQVFCDRLFQAFGHQGYKQAGAELEYRIKAKGKTTKFADLLWRPRLLLEMKKRGEKLEKYYQQAFEYWLELVPQRPKYVVLCNFDEFWIYDFDLQLREPVDRVSLEELPDRFTAFNFLFPENKQPVFNNNKIDVTRNAANKVAQVFNRLVERGETVETAQRFILQCVVALFAEDIDLLPRGLFTEFLTNCQTNRFSSYDLIGGLFRQMGSDRPAPQNSHYHNVPYFNGGIFSTIEPIHLTRSEIDLLLEAATERWSKVEPAIFGGLFESSMGKEERHALGAHYTSEADIQKVVLPTIIRPWRERIEAANTLKDLLALRQELINFKVLDPACGSGNFLYVAYREIKRLEAQLLTKIHQNFTRAANTIGTMSLVKTSQFYGIDIKPFAVELAKITLMLAKKLALDEENKSLNGVQMNLALDMDQALPLDNLDQNIRCDDALFCDWIKADTIIGNPPYQSKNKMQQEYGAAYVHRLREKYPKIPGRADFCVYWFRRAHDELKPNGRAGLVGTNTIRQNYSREGGLDYIVGNGGTITEAISTQVWSGDAVVHVSIVNWIKGEQQGKKKLFTQFGDDQNSSWEIAELDTINSALSAKLDVTQAKKLSINANSEACYQGQTHGHEGFLLSYNQAQMMLRDPLTKAVIYPYLTGDELLSHPHSLPSRYAIDLNNCQDIFAAMQYGKAFEHIKLYVMPAMQANAEKEKQETNRETGPRQSHFQRWWKFWRGRPEMLNKISKITRYIVCARVTKRPIFEFIHNNIHPNDALQVFSLNDDYSFGILQSGIHWSWFMARCSTLKGDFRYTSNTVFDSFPFPQSPTLTQVKKVAASAVKLRQLRRKVMTKNQWSLRELYRTLDLPGDHLLRKVQAELDTAVGEAYGIKPKDDPLKLLLELNFEIANRESQGLSVVAPGLPPIVNNAEEFITEDCVRMPE
- a CDS encoding patatin-like phospholipase family protein produces the protein MVLTNSSPNPRPIALNLSGGIALGAYMAGVCFELVRQARKDNSPLLIDLITGASAGAMTGAITAYYLLNREIPDSEYESQNLLERAWVERADMKDIDTVFAIEDYRQALKNLFKSQNESLLSPKGIKNIANLITENTDQLKVHQPLALIMTVTNLQGLLVTYENKCQNYSGVPAINHAETRRFLFHSELNRQDNRLQNIWGKVIDTSLISGAFPLAFPPVQDASSIKSYNLKNLSPAYFKICSDSGEQQLDSALPMFCPKGNGEQLNFWYSDGGILDNLPILKAIDLEASIQLSSSPNSDYLIQEEGRDFIKFSHEFNRSVKTERDQRLYVYVSPYSLENLESKPSLKKNDFNLFDLLFGGLKIPSIQQDAIQLKQIVKINEQVDYKEKILSHLETLSKNSSGETISQIKADLEKAIPYHHIQLSPITPLILNQIPAIENLEARNELEHLYQKFRYLFKTPVVEKPTDADQLLASDFLNAFGGFFDKKYREQDFILGRLCGLTWLHLNVSEIHTQSSISTLNKIFNSGQIQFDNPKVKDLKISYRIRLIRILVRALRMMTAQTQMKNSNKILLWLAQIVLLPLFLLIELLLTFALMSTEIVELLLEKIHHQ